Proteins from a single region of Etheostoma cragini isolate CJK2018 unplaced genomic scaffold, CSU_Ecrag_1.0 ScbMSFa_1523, whole genome shotgun sequence:
- the chst11 gene encoding carbohydrate sulfotransferase 11 yields the protein MRRNPFVADGCCRKGSRNALQELYNPTQTELSGAAVLHQARRDQVVDACRVYSASSRKRRVLTPGDLKHLVVDEDHELIYCYVPKVACTNWKRVMMVLTGRGKYSDPMDIPSNEAHIPSNLKTLNQYSIAEINHRLKNYLKFLFVREPFERLVSAYRNKFTLKYNSSFHKRFGTRIIRRYRKNATHDALLNGADVKFKEFAEYLVDPATQRDGPLNEHWQTVYQLCHPCHIHYDLVGKYDTLEEDANYVLRLVGVGDSLRFPSYAKSTRTTDAMTAQFFSNISTQQQIQLYQLYKLDFHMFNYTTPSYLRLD from the exons ATGCGGAGGAACCCCTTCGTGGCGGACGGCTGCTGTAGGAAAGGGTCCCGCAACGCCCTGCAGGAGCTCTACAACCCCACGCAG ACAGAGTTGTCTGGAGCAGCCGTCCTCCACCAGGCCAGGAGGGATCAGGTAGTAGACGCCTGTCGCGTGTACAGTGCGTCAAGCCGTAAGCGCCGAGTCCTGACCCCCGGAGACCTCAAACACCTCGTGGTGGACGAGGACCACGAGCTCATCTACTGCTACGTCCCCAAGGTGGCCTGTACCAACTGGAAACGCGTCATGATGGTGCTCACGGGCCGGGGCAAATACAG TGACCCAATGGATATCCCTTCCAATGAAGCCCATATCCCTTCCAACCTGAAGACGCTAAACCAGTACAGCATTGCTGAGATCAACCACCGCCTCAAGAACTACCTCAAGTTCCTGTTTGTTCGCGAGCCCTTCGAGAGGTTGGTCTCGGCATATCGAAACAAGTTCACACTCAAGTACAATTCATCCTTCCACAAGCGCTTCGGCACCCGCATCATCCGCCGCTACCGCAAGAACGCCACGCACGACGCCCTGCTCAACGGCGCTGATGTCAAATTCAAAGAATTCGCAGAGTACCTGGTGGACCCGGCCACGCAGCGTGACGGCCCATTGAACGAGCACTGGCAGACCGTCTACCAGCTTTGTCACCCGTGTCACATCCACTACGACCTAGTGGGCAAGTACGACACACTGGAAGAAGACGCTAACTACGTGTTGCGGCTGGTGGGTGTCGGCGACTCCTTGCGCTTCCCGAGCTACGCCAAGTCCACTCGTACCACAGATGCCATGACGGCCCAGTTCTTCAGCAATATCAGCACTCAGCAGCAGATTCAACTCTACCAGCTTTACAAGTTGGACTTCCACATGTTCAACTACACCACGCCCAGCTACCTCCGACTGGACTGA